In a genomic window of Streptomyces katrae:
- a CDS encoding family 2 encapsulin nanocompartment cargo protein terpene cyclase translates to MPDPGPSPLQSVLPSRPVLPFGTAAPVAEAPAVHPPEPAGPAHSAAALERVLRGPSGLGTVSLHWTRTEETPAAAETPAAAEPPAPAASRPIPGLYHHPVPEPDPVRVAELSRRIKAWAVDEVQAFPPEWEDQFDGFSVSRYMVACHPDAPTVDHLMLAARLMVAENVVDDSYCEDGATPPDVGGRLLLAHTALDPVHTTQEYQPAWEESLSSDAARRSYRSAMAYFTQLATPAQSDRYRHDMSRLHMGYLAEAAWDATEYVPEVWEYLAMRQFNNFRPCPTITDTVGGYELPAELHALPAMQRVIALASNATTLANDLYSYMKELKSPGKHLNLPVVIAEKEGLSDKEAYLKAVEVHNDLMHEFEAEAAALAAACPDPRVARFLKGVAAWVDGNHYWHASNTYRYTLPDFW, encoded by the coding sequence ATGCCCGATCCCGGGCCTTCCCCCCTGCAGTCGGTCCTGCCCTCCCGGCCGGTGCTGCCCTTCGGAACCGCCGCGCCGGTGGCCGAGGCCCCGGCCGTGCACCCGCCGGAACCCGCCGGGCCCGCGCACTCGGCGGCCGCCCTGGAACGGGTCCTGCGCGGCCCGAGCGGCCTGGGCACGGTCAGCCTGCACTGGACCCGGACCGAGGAAACCCCGGCCGCCGCCGAAACCCCGGCCGCCGCCGAGCCCCCGGCGCCGGCGGCCAGCCGGCCGATCCCCGGCCTCTACCACCACCCGGTACCCGAACCCGACCCCGTCCGCGTGGCGGAGCTCAGCCGGCGGATCAAGGCGTGGGCCGTGGACGAGGTGCAGGCGTTCCCCCCGGAATGGGAGGACCAGTTCGACGGCTTCTCCGTGAGCCGCTACATGGTCGCCTGCCACCCGGACGCGCCCACCGTCGACCACCTGATGCTCGCCGCCCGGCTGATGGTCGCCGAGAACGTGGTCGACGACTCCTACTGCGAGGACGGCGCCACCCCACCCGACGTCGGCGGCCGGCTGCTCCTGGCGCACACCGCCCTCGACCCGGTCCACACGACGCAGGAGTACCAGCCGGCGTGGGAGGAGTCCCTTTCCTCGGACGCCGCCCGCCGCTCCTACCGGTCGGCGATGGCGTACTTCACCCAGCTCGCCACCCCTGCCCAGTCGGACCGCTACCGGCACGACATGTCCCGGCTGCACATGGGGTACCTCGCCGAGGCGGCGTGGGACGCGACCGAGTACGTCCCGGAGGTGTGGGAGTACCTGGCGATGCGCCAGTTCAACAACTTCCGCCCCTGCCCCACGATCACCGACACCGTCGGCGGCTACGAACTCCCGGCGGAGCTCCACGCGCTGCCCGCCATGCAGCGGGTGATCGCGCTCGCCAGCAACGCCACCACCCTCGCCAACGACCTCTACTCGTACATGAAGGAACTCAAGAGCCCCGGCAAGCACCTGAACCTGCCGGTGGTCATCGCCGAGAAGGAGGGCCTCTCCGACAAGGAGGCCTACCTGAAGGCGGTCGAGGTCCACAACGACCTCATGCACGAGTTCGAGGCCGAGGCCGCCGCGCTCGCCGCGGCCTGCCCCGACCCGCGCGTGGCCCGCTTCCTGAAGGGCGTGGCCGCCTGGGTCGACGGCAACCACTACTGGCATGCCTCCAACACCTACCGATACACCCTGCCCGATTTCTGGTAA
- a CDS encoding geranyl diphosphate 2-C-methyltransferase: MTSTVSTSPFIPAPATPYQGDIARYWNEEARPVNLRLGDVDGLYHHHYGIGAVDHAALGDTEDSEYEKKLVAELHRLESAQAELLLDHLGAIGRDDMLVDAGCGRGGSMVMAHQRFGCKVEGVTLSAKQADFGNNRARELGIEESVHSRVCNMLDMPFETGQAAGSWNNESSMYVDLHDLMAEHSRVLAVGGRYVTITGCWNPRYGQPSKWVSQINAHFECNIHSRREYLRAMADNRLVPQAVIDLTPDTLPYWELRATSSLVTGIEEAFIESYRDGSFQYVLIAADRV, from the coding sequence ATGACCAGCACCGTCAGCACCAGCCCGTTCATCCCCGCACCCGCGACGCCCTACCAGGGCGACATCGCCCGCTACTGGAACGAGGAGGCCAGGCCCGTGAACCTGCGCCTCGGCGACGTCGACGGCCTTTACCACCACCACTACGGCATCGGCGCCGTCGACCACGCGGCCCTCGGGGACACCGAGGACAGCGAGTACGAGAAGAAGCTGGTGGCCGAACTGCACCGGCTGGAGTCGGCGCAGGCCGAACTCCTCCTGGACCACCTCGGCGCCATCGGCCGCGACGACATGCTCGTGGACGCCGGCTGCGGCCGCGGCGGCTCCATGGTGATGGCCCACCAGCGCTTCGGCTGCAAGGTCGAGGGCGTCACGCTCTCCGCCAAGCAGGCCGACTTCGGCAACAACCGCGCCCGTGAGCTGGGCATTGAGGAATCGGTTCACTCCCGGGTCTGCAACATGCTCGACATGCCCTTCGAGACCGGTCAGGCCGCCGGTTCCTGGAACAACGAGTCCAGCATGTACGTCGACCTGCACGACCTGATGGCCGAGCACTCCCGCGTCCTCGCCGTGGGCGGACGCTACGTCACCATCACCGGCTGCTGGAACCCCCGCTACGGCCAGCCCTCGAAGTGGGTCTCCCAGATCAACGCCCACTTCGAGTGCAACATCCACTCCCGCCGCGAGTACCTGCGCGCCATGGCCGACAACCGCCTCGTCCCCCAGGCCGTGATCGACCTGACCCCGGACACCCTCCCCTACTGGGAGCTGCGGGCCACGTCCTCGCTGGTCACCGGGATCGAGGAGGCGTTCATCGAGTCCTACCGGGACGGGTCCTTCCAGTACGTCCTGATCGCCGCCGACCGCGTCTGA